The Streptococcus sanguinis genome contains the following window.
ATGACCAAAGAACAGGACTTTTGGAATCGTATTTTAGAATTGGCTCATGCTCAGCTAAAACAGACAACTTATGATTTCTTTGTTGCTGAAGCCAAGCTTGTCAAAGTTGAAGAAAAACAAGCTATTATTTTCCTGGATAGTCCAGTAAAACAACTATTTTGGGAGCAAAACTTAGTAGGAGTTATTCTTACTGCAGGATTTGAGATTTTTAATGATCAGATTGCTGGAAAGTATATTTTTGAAGAAGAAACTAACATTGATACACCGAAATCTGCAGTAACCAGTCCTCAAATCAGCACTGTTCAGCCAAGCTTGCCACCTATTGATACTGGATTAAAGTCAAAATATACCTTTGACAATTTTGTTCAGGGAGACGGAAATATCTGGGCTAAAGCTGCTGCCTTAGCAGTATCTGAGAATCTAGCCACAACCTATAATCCTCTTTTTATCTATGGAGGACCTGGCCTGGGCAAAACTCATTTATTAAACGCTATTGGCAATCAGATTTTAGAAAATATTCCAGATGCGCGTGTTAAGTACATACCTGCTGAAACCTTTATTAACGACTTTCTAGAACATTTAAGATTGGGAGAGATGGATAGCTTTAAAAAAATCTATCGCAGTCTAGATCTTCTGCTGATTGATGACATTCAATCTTTAGGAGGAAAAAAGGTTTCAACTCAGGAAGAATTTTTCAACACTTTCAATGCTCTTCATGGTGAAAATAAACAGATTGTTTTAACTAGTGACCGCAGTCCTGATCATCTGGACAATTTGGAAGAACGCTTGGTGACACGTTTCAAATGGGGATTAACTCAGAATATTACACCGCCAGATTTTGAAACACGAATTGCAATTCTGCGAAACAAAATTGAAGATTTGGATTATATTTTCCCGAATGATACCTTAGAATATCTTGCGGGTCAGTTCGACTCCAATGTTCGCGACTTGGAAGGTGCTTTGAATGACATCAGCCTCATCGCTAGAGTTCGTCATCTGAAAGAAATCACTATTGATATCGCTGCGGAAGCTATTCGAGCACGCAAGCAGGATTCAAGTCAGGTAACAGTTATCCCGATTGATAAGATTCAGTCTGAAGTTGGGAAATTCTATGGTGTTAGTGTCAAAGAGATGAAAGGCAGTCGTCGAGTGCAAAATATCGTTTTAGCTAGACAGGTAGCTATGTATCTGACTCGTGAGCTAACTGACAACAGTCTGCCTAAAATTGGTCGTGAATTTGGCGGGAAAGACCATACGACTGTTATCCATGCACATGGAAAAATCAAAACCATGATTGAATCAGACGACAATTTGCGTTTAGAAATTGAAAGCATCAAAAATAAAATTAAATAGCGTGTGGAAAACTACAGATTTTTTTCAAAACTTATCCACACTTTGTGAACAAGTCTCAAAACTTGTTAGAATAAGAACCAAGCTATTTTTCCACAGAATTCACATAAACTACTATTACTATTAATCTTATAATCATAAATAAATAAAAAGGAGATCCTATGATTCATTTTTCTATTAATAAAAATCTCTTCTTACAAGCGTTAAATACTACTAAAAGGGCTATCAGTCATAAAAATGCAATTCCTATCCTTTCTACTGTGAAAATCGATGTAACCAAAGAAGGAATCACCTTAATCGGTTCAAATGGCCAAGTGTCGATTGAAAACTTTATTTCTACTCAAAATGAAAATGCAGGCTTGCTTGTCAACTCAACCGGTTCAATTTTATTAGAAGCTACTTTCTTTATTAATGTTGTTTCCAGCCTGCCAGATATTATTTTGGATTTTAAAGAAATTGAACAAAAACAAATCGTTTTGACTAGCGGCAAATCAGAGATTACCCTGAAAGGAAAAGACGCTGACCAGTATCCACGCATCCAGGAAATTTCTGCCAGCAATCCCTTGGTTCTTGAAACAAAAATTCTTAAAGATGTCATTAACGAAACAGCTTTTGCAGCTAGTGTTCAAGAAAGCCGTCCAATTTTAACTGGTGTTCACTTTGTTTTGACAGATAACCGTTCTTTGAAGACTGTTGCGACAGACTCCCACAGAATGAGTCAAAAGAAAATTACTCTGGAGAAAAACGGAGATAATTTCGACGTAGTTATTCCAAGTCGCTCTTTACGGGAATTTACTGCTGTTTTTACCGATGAAATTGAAACGGTAGAGGTTTTCTTTGCTAACAATCAAATTCTTTTCAGAAGCGAAAATATTAGCTTCTATACCCGCCTCTTGGAAGGAAATTATCCAGATACAGATCGTTTGATTCCGACTGAATTTACAAGTGTCCTTACTTTTAATACATCTGATTTGCGTGCAGCTATGGAACGCGCTCGTCTCTTGTCTAATGCCACACAGAATGGAACAGTTAAACTGGAGATTGCAGGCGGTATTGTCAGTGCCCATGTAAATTCACCAGAGGTCGGCCGTGTTAACGAAGAAATTGATACAGAAAGTGTAACTGGAGAAG
Protein-coding sequences here:
- the dnaA gene encoding chromosomal replication initiator protein DnaA, whose protein sequence is MTKEQDFWNRILELAHAQLKQTTYDFFVAEAKLVKVEEKQAIIFLDSPVKQLFWEQNLVGVILTAGFEIFNDQIAGKYIFEEETNIDTPKSAVTSPQISTVQPSLPPIDTGLKSKYTFDNFVQGDGNIWAKAAALAVSENLATTYNPLFIYGGPGLGKTHLLNAIGNQILENIPDARVKYIPAETFINDFLEHLRLGEMDSFKKIYRSLDLLLIDDIQSLGGKKVSTQEEFFNTFNALHGENKQIVLTSDRSPDHLDNLEERLVTRFKWGLTQNITPPDFETRIAILRNKIEDLDYIFPNDTLEYLAGQFDSNVRDLEGALNDISLIARVRHLKEITIDIAAEAIRARKQDSSQVTVIPIDKIQSEVGKFYGVSVKEMKGSRRVQNIVLARQVAMYLTRELTDNSLPKIGREFGGKDHTTVIHAHGKIKTMIESDDNLRLEIESIKNKIK
- the dnaN gene encoding DNA polymerase III subunit beta — encoded protein: MIHFSINKNLFLQALNTTKRAISHKNAIPILSTVKIDVTKEGITLIGSNGQVSIENFISTQNENAGLLVNSTGSILLEATFFINVVSSLPDIILDFKEIEQKQIVLTSGKSEITLKGKDADQYPRIQEISASNPLVLETKILKDVINETAFAASVQESRPILTGVHFVLTDNRSLKTVATDSHRMSQKKITLEKNGDNFDVVIPSRSLREFTAVFTDEIETVEVFFANNQILFRSENISFYTRLLEGNYPDTDRLIPTEFTSVLTFNTSDLRAAMERARLLSNATQNGTVKLEIAGGIVSAHVNSPEVGRVNEEIDTESVTGEDLTISFNPTYLIDALKAIDSEKVTISFISSVRPFTLVPSEDTENFIQLITPVRTN